From Nitrososphaerota archaeon:
TTTACTTCTTTCTCAACTACTTCATTAAGTTTGTCCCAAAAGTCTTCTGATGCACGCATTTCTCCGAGAAGATCTCTAATGCTAGATTTTACTACTAAAGACTTTTTCTCTTCTGACATTATCTTTCACTAAAAAAACTTTACTTAGAAAGTATTTAAATTTTATGCTAATTTAAAAGCT
This genomic window contains:
- a CDS encoding DUF1931 domain-containing protein, translating into MSEEKKSLVVKSSIRDLLGEMRASEDFWDKLNEVVEKEVKNAIERAKANGRKTVRGCDL